A segment of the Elaeis guineensis isolate ETL-2024a chromosome 6, EG11, whole genome shotgun sequence genome:
TTCAATTAATTTGGCAAACATGAGAGGTGTCCTGGCCACATGCTTACACTTGACTTTATTGTACCAAATGCAAGGGCACACCTACATGTGCCACTCATAGAGTGTAAGAGGTACATAGGCGGTGTCTCTGATAAATAGCCATTCCATGTCCAACACACATGACAACAAGGGTGCCAAGCACTAGGAGAGCATGCATGCTGTGCATAAAGCATTAAAGCTTGAACATGTGGAGAAGAATTTCTTTATCCTGGAGCCTCCAAACTCTTCCATGCCTCCAACCATAGTTTCCAATCACGATCACATCACTAGACATATGAAGGTGTTCCTTGAAATATAATTGTAATTTTGTAGTATATGACAGGTAGCTTCTCTAGTTTCATGGAAGGGACATAAAAGGTAGGCCAGTTTAAGAATTAAAACTACATTTGCTTCTTAGCACTAGCCATTTGAAGTAGTGTCATAAGTTTTCCAAGAAATGATCGGGCCATTAAAAGATGTTCTCATATACTCATAACTAGTGCCAGGCATGTTCATGCATGTGGCTGTGAgggcagagagagagagtatcAAGTCTTGTGACATGCCTCAAGCTTAGTCGAGAGTTGTATGACATGGTATTACATGACCAAAAAATTATGCTTCAAAGAAGCTGTGAGGAAGGTTCTGTTAGCATCTAATTTCCAAATAAAAAATTGGAGATAACTATTAGATTGGGCTACAATTCTAGTTGGAATCTTTTGACAGAGCATAACAGTTGCAGTAATGTATTCTGAGTAGCAGCAGAAGTACTGCTGGATAGTGTGTTCAGAAGATTATCTACCATTTGGATCAAAATGCAATTTGATGTCTGCAGTCATAACCTTTGGTCCCATTTTGACTGATAGTAGTTATTATTATAACATAAACTGTGATAAATCTCCCATGTGCTATAGGAAATGCTTTATTTATTTTGACATGCATCAACTACAAGGAAAACTTATTAAATTTTGGATTTTCCAAACCCATGCCAATGAACTTGATCGATCTGACTGGGTTCCATTGCTAGATGCATTGTTATTTCCCTCTTATTGTTTTTATGGATGCTAATTCAATTCTTGGAACGTTTAACCATTATCATCTTCTTTGTAAAAACTTTAAAATTTCTAATTCTGATATAGCCAGTTCAAATTCAATCACATGCATGAGCTTTCTAAAATTCCTTTTTTATCTCATAATTAGCAGTTCATGTTCTTTTGGTTGGGCATTATAAACTGAAATATACTCGTATAATCCCATTTCGACCATAGTTTGATACTTCTAGTTTTAACATATTGTTTGTAAAATATccacaaataataaaaaaagaaaatctcATGCAACTGTCTGCCATTCCATAGTGCATACTTTACTTTCTGGTCACTACAATAGATTTTTTTGAAGTGAaccattatttaattttttttggtgatccTGTGACTTCAAATTTTCAGGATTCCAACTCGCCAAGCAGGTTTGATGATGTTCAGTTTTATACAGAAAAGGCAAAGCTCAGACTTCTAGCCATATTAGCTGAAAAGAATGATGGAAGCTGTCTCAGTTGACTCACCTTATTCGATGATTGACCATGATCCAGTGGAAGAATATGATGATTGGGTGGTTGTTAAAAAACAAAGAATCACCATTCTGGTTCCTCCTTTATCACCTGAACACCCTCAAACTGAAATTCCAGAAAGTAACCATACCCAAACCAAGTCATGGAAAAACATCAGGAGCAGCTTAAATATTCAAAAGAAAAGGTGTTGGAACCAGTCCAAAGATGGACCCGAGAAACCAGCGTTGATCCTTTTTGAGAATGAGGTTCCAGTTGATGGTGAGCACAAGAAAGCTGCTGTAACAACTTCTGAGAAGAGAATTCAGAGTGCTGGTGTCAGAATAAAACCTCAAAAATCTGTTCACAATCCTGTTGCTGTGCTTGACAATCAAACCCTGGCTAATGGTTCTGGTGACGTTTTTGGAAACCCATTATTGCAACGGGCATCTTTACTTCATTTTACTGGTGATGGAAATGTTGCAGTCCCTGACAGAAGAAGAACAATCAGACCCTCAGGAATGATTGGAGGTGCCCCAAGGCTGCCAGTTGGTGCATTACATGTTGTGAATCAGCGAATGCGAGCATTGAACCTTGAAAGGGAGCTCAAAGGGTTTGGTGGACTGAGAAATTGGCTGGTGTATCAGGGTCTTGAtcgattcataaaaatttttgagaggGAAAAACTAGGTGTCTATCAGTTGGTCAGTCTCACAATGAGCAAACTCAAAGACATGGGAGCCCATGCAGTTGGGCCAAGAAGGAAGCTGATTCATGCTCTTGACCGTCTCTGCCAGCCTTACTATTTCAAGGCCTTGCAATGATACATAATGAGTTAGAAAAGTAATCATTCACCATCTcgttttattttgttttttagATTGTTTAAAGATAAAGCTTGATAATTTGAGGTTCCAAGATCCAGGAATTCAGCCTCTGCTTTATGACATGTAGTAATGACTGAATATCAGTTCATAAGTTTTGGTGTGATCGTCGAACTATTTTTCTGATGTTAAACACTgttgttataattttataaagCTTCTCTTTTCCAGATGCTGCACCGTAATCAGAAACACTGGACAGATGGTAATAGAATTCTGTACTTTAAACTGAAATGTTATTTTAACTGGTTTTTTCCTTTACCATCTTAGATAATGGATGGTGAAATGCTATTCTGTGTTAACCGCTCAAACTTGTTTAGGGTTCATGAACTTGCCATTTAAAATGTAAAGATCACATTATAGGTTTCATTGCATTGGCTTCTCAGGTT
Coding sequences within it:
- the LOC105047237 gene encoding uncharacterized protein; translated protein: MMEAVSVDSPYSMIDHDPVEEYDDWVVVKKQRITILVPPLSPEHPQTEIPESNHTQTKSWKNIRSSLNIQKKRCWNQSKDGPEKPALILFENEVPVDGEHKKAAVTTSEKRIQSAGVRIKPQKSVHNPVAVLDNQTLANGSGDVFGNPLLQRASLLHFTGDGNVAVPDRRRTIRPSGMIGGAPRLPVGALHVVNQRMRALNLERELKGFGGLRNWLVYQGLDRFIKIFEREKLGVYQLVSLTMSKLKDMGAHAVGPRRKLIHALDRLCQPYYFKALQ